The Juglans regia cultivar Chandler chromosome 11, Walnut 2.0, whole genome shotgun sequence genome contains the following window.
ATTCACcagcaacttttttttaaaaaaaattgcgtATGCTATAACAgatttcttcatatatttttctgtGGATTAATACATAGAACACATGTCACTTGCATTCATTTAATGCTACGATATGTACAgggctcatatatatatatatattagataatGTCCCCACCCCAcaccaaaatcaaaaccaaacaaGTGGTACTGATCTACATCATTTCCCCGATTTGAAGTTGacaaaataaagatatatcTGGTGATGGGTAATtcaaacaacatcaacaaattTACAGGAACGGAGGAAAGTACGAATCATAGAATTAAGAGTAAGTGgtagatacaattttaaaatttgtaagttttacgtaatttttttaaaaaataatgagatttattattaaaataataattttttcacttaaatcttatatttactcactttttttaaaaaaaataatatacaaaactaGCGCATCCTAAaacaacaaatataatttctctagaGTTAAAAGcgttttcattaaatttctaggcagaaaatataatatttaattggaATTAAAATCTCTTGAGATTTCTTAGAAATCCTAGTATCCTACCCGtgaattccattaaattctagtcattgtttttaaattcacaatatcaaaaccatttaattctattttttgtgtatactgcttaattaatattgaaattctatgaaattaagaaaatctatATAACGTCAAAGTACTCTCCATGGATAGAACGTCGGTTGAACTCATTTGCCATGCATGAATTAACAGGATCAAGGACAAACCAATTAACTACCTGTCCAAGTTGGGCATTAGGCAGCTTTGTTCTAACGGCATCCTCTAACTCCTTCCTCAAGGGTGATGCTCCTGAGATCACTATTCGAATCGACGACATGTCGTACCTATGTACATCGGGGTTCTTCACGATCGCCGAGACAACTGGTGGAACGAACGGCGCGATCGTGACCTTGTATTTCTGAATAAGCTCCAACAGTTTTACAAGCTCGAATTTCTGCATTATCAGAATCTTTGCTCCTACTCTCATACCGCAAAGAAAAACAGCGTTGAGCGCATATATATGGAACAACGGCAACACGCACAGTATCACATCTTCGCTGTGAATGTACAAGTTTGGGTTTTCGCCGTCAACTTGTTGTGACACGCTAGTGACCAACGCCTGGTGCGTCAACATGACCCCTTTTGGAAGACCCGTCGTCCCTGACGAAAAAGGGAGCGCCACTACATCGTCCGAGTTGATCTTCACGGCCGGGATATCGTTCTCGTTGGCTTCGGTCAGCTCGGAGAAGTGCAAGAAGCCCTCCGGCGGAGAGTCAATGCACACGACCTTCACGTCGTTTTCTTTTGCGAAGTCTTTCACCTTGTCTACGTACGCAGCTTGAGTAATAAAGAGTTTAGAGTTTGACGCCCGTGCTTGCTTTGTTATCTCAGCTGGCGTGTAAAAAGGGTTAGCGGTCGTGATCGCTGCGCCGATGTGGGATGCGCCGAGGAACGCGAACATGAATTCGGGACAATTTTGGAGTAAAAGCATGATTACATCTCCGTGTTTGATGCCCTGCTGGTGGAGGCCAGAAGCGACCCTACGTGAGGCGAGCTCCACCTCGGCGTAAGTGTATGTGACATTGTTAGCGCCATTGATGAGACAGGGAAGGTCACTGAACTGGGATAGGCGTTCGAAACAGTAAGTGTGGACTGGGAGATGTTTTGGGATGTAAATATCGGAGAGTTTCGACCGGAAAATAAATTCTTGAGGTTCTCGGTTAGAGTCCATCGGTGTTGGCTTTAGGGAAAGGGAAGGGAAGAAAAAGATATGGGATTTCCGGGAAAACAAGGAGAAGGTGAAGAATTGGTTTGAGCTCGGTTTGTGGTGGGGGCCGGGTCTTTGTCTGGATCGTTGCGACTCCTTGTTGAGAGCTATGGAGTGTGactgtgtgtatatatagagaaatgctttgggatCCGAATTTGGGTCCCGAATTTATCTcccgaatgttttttttttttaaatatttatgatgattaaaaaaatatataaaataaaaaaaaaacttcttcccTTTTTCGGTAGATACAGCACTACTCGTACATatattatggaaaatgattctttAAGCGAATTTGATAAGGTGATGCGACCACGCATATTTaagggtgcggctactatgccgccccattttgaccgctgggcggtaaatttttttttttttttttttttcttttcacatttttttcacatatttaaatatatttaaaaaataaaaaaaatacatcaatacatttaaaaatacttccttaatcactaagttaaaaaaaataaaaataaaaataaaaataattttttgaccAGCGGTCAAATTGAACGGACAAAATGGGAAAGCAAAGTAgccttttttcatatttaatggATGGAGGCCCTCTCTTTAGCAAATCTAACGATATTCCTAAGCTCGTACCTCCTAGAGATCGTGGACCTGGCCAGTACGAGGCTACGAGCTGATATTGTTTTACAACTTTTACTCCTACTATTAAGGCTTTCTTTGATTTCTAAATCCATcgtcgttataatttttttaaaattttaaaataataataatattaaaaaataatat
Protein-coding sequences here:
- the LOC108998911 gene encoding 4-coumarate--CoA ligase 2-like, with amino-acid sequence MDSNREPQEFIFRSKLSDIYIPKHLPVHTYCFERLSQFSDLPCLINGANNVTYTYAEVELASRRVASGLHQQGIKHGDVIMLLLQNCPEFMFAFLGASHIGAAITTANPFYTPAEITKQARASNSKLFITQAAYVDKVKDFAKENDVKVVCIDSPPEGFLHFSELTEANENDIPAVKINSDDVVALPFSSGTTGLPKGVMLTHQALVTSVSQQVDGENPNLYIHSEDVILCVLPLFHIYALNAVFLCGMRVGAKILIMQKFELVKLLELIQKYKVTIAPFVPPVVSAIVKNPDVHRYDMSSIRIVISGASPLRKELEDAVRTKLPNAQLGQGYGMTEGGALSMCLAFAKQPFPIKSGACGTVVRNAEMKIVDLETGASLPRNQPGEICIRGSQIMKGYLNDIEATTKTIDKEGWLHTGDIGYIDDDDELFIVDRLKELIKYKGFQVAPAELEAMLIAHPNIFDAAVVPLKDEDAGEVPVAFVVKSNNGSKINEDDIKQYISKQVVFYKRINRVFFTDAIPKAPSGKIIRKELKARLAAGIATDQMDAIHS